In Mercurialis annua linkage group LG6, ddMerAnnu1.2, whole genome shotgun sequence, the following are encoded in one genomic region:
- the LOC126688205 gene encoding 17.8 kDa class I heat shock protein-like: MAMIPSGFFGEISFSANDISSSNFRNQFNTTDPFSFTMYWQETVFVITANVQGFRSEDVKVEINGRNLVLKLGGSDQNCGCIKSCKLPNNVNMRMTTTSINNGVLLVKVPTLMQHEEPKKQINNPPVVVSQVYRRRRRSFFC, from the exons ATGGCGATGATTCCAAGTGGCTTTTTTGGTGAAATCAGCTTCAGTGCAAACGATATTTCATCAAGCAATTTCAGAAATCAGTTTAACACTACTGATCCTTTCTCTTTCACA ATGTACTGGCAAGAAACAGTCTTTGTGATAACTGCAAACGTCCAAGGGTTCAGGTCTGAAGATGTGAAGGTGGAGATCAATGGCAGAAATTTGGTGCTGAAATTAGGTGGATCCGATCAAAACTGTGGCTGCATCAAAAGCTGCAAATTGCCAAACAATGTGAATATGAGAATGACCACTACTTCAATCAACAATGGAGTTCTCCTTGTCAAGGTTCCGACATTAATGCAACATGAAGAACCAAAGAAACAGATCAATAATCCTCCAGTTGTTGTTTCTCAGGTCTACCGCCGCCGTCGCCGGAGTTTCTTCTGTTAG